CTGCTCTTCGGCTACAACGGCGCCAACAACACCGGCGCGGAGGCCAAGCTCCTCGCTACCATAGAGGAGATGCGCGCGCTGATACCTGACGCCGTGCTTACGGTCCCAAGCCTGGACGTCGATCGGCTGCGCCGTTATCTTCGAGAGGCCGATGATCTGAGGATCGTCCGCGTGCCGACGACCTATCGACGCACGGTGCGCCGGCTTGTGAAGGAGAGCGACCTCGTCGTCCTGGTGGAGGGCTCGTGCTACATCGAGACCTTCACCAAGGCGCTGCTCGACGCCTACCTGTGGGCCACGAGGTGCGCGCACGAGTTCGGAAAGCCCTGTGTGGCCTATGCCGTCGACTCCGGCCACTGCACCGAGGAGAGCGTGGATAAGGTGAGACGGGACGGGAGCTTGACCGATCTAATCATCATGCGCACTCGCACCGGGGCGGAGCGAATGCGGGCGTGGGGGGTCACTGCGCCGATCAAGGTCGCCGCTGACACCGCGCTGCTGATGAGGACGGACCCCCGGGACGCGGACATTCTGGAACGTTCATTGCCAGGAGGGACGGTGGGCATCGCGGCGGTGGATTTCTTCCTCTTCCCTGTCGTGCCCAGGCCGTGGGGCCGGCGGTCGAGGTGCTACAAGTGGCCCTACTACTTCGCGTGGAGCAGGGAGCGCCGTCGGGCGGCCGCCGAGCTGGCCCAGCGCTTCGCCGAGCTGGCGGACCGGTTCGTCAAGGAGCATGACCGGAACGTGGCGCTGCTGTGCATGGAGTCGGTCGACGATGACCTGGCCAAGGACATCCTCGCCCGCATGAAATGTCCTGAACGCGCCAGGATCTTCTCGGCCACGGAGCATAATGCCTCCCAGATGGCCTCGGTCCTGCGGTCCCTGGACCTCCTGGTCACCTCCCGCTACCACGCCGGAGCGCTCTCCCTCGAGGGGCATGTCCCCCAGATCGCCATCGCCCACGACGTTCGCCTGGCGGACCTGTACGACGAGATCGGGATGAAGGATGAGTTCTTCTTCGAGCGCTCGGCCGAGGGCCTGTGGCCTCAGGTAAGGGCTAAGGCCGACCGCCTGCTGAACGATCCCGGGGAGGTGCGCGCCCAACTGGCCAAAGCGCACGAAGAGCATGTCATCCGGGCGAAGAGCGCCAGCGGATGGGTCGCCGAGCTACTGAGGGAGAAGGGGTGGAGCGTGGGACCGTGATCCTGCTCACCGGAGGTTCCGGCTTCATCGGCACCTACGTCGCCAGGTGGTTCCTGGCGAACTCCGGCCATAACATCACCGTGCTGGCGCGGGGGGGCGATGACCGGGAAGCGAGAGACCGGTTGGCCCGAGTTTGGGGGGACCGCCCGGAGGTCGCCAGCGCGCTCGGCTCGAGGGTCGAGGTGCTGGCCGGGGACGTGTGCAAGGAGGACCTGGGACTGGAGCCATCGAGGTACGCGGAGCTGGCCCGGCAGGTGGACATCATCGTCCACTGCGCCGCCGACATCCGCCTCCACGCTCCGCTGGACGAGCTGAGGGAGACCAACGTCAACGGGACCCGGAACGTCCTCAAGCTCGCCTTCGCCGTCCACCGTGACCACGGGCTGAAGCGCTTCGCGCACGTTTCCACCGCCTACGTCGCCGGGGGGCGGAGGGGCGCGGTGCGAGAGGACGAGCTCACAGATCAATACGGCTTCCTGAGCAACTACGAGCGGAGCAAGTACGAAGCCGAAACGGTCGTCCGCGGGGCGATGGACGAACTGCCGATCTCCATCTTCCGCCCGGGCATGGTCGTCGGGGCCTCGGACGACGGCTATGTGAGAACTTTCAACACGCTGTACTATCCCCTGCGCCTCTACCTCGCCGGCAAGGTCAAGGTGCTTCCCATATCCCCCTCCCAGCGGGTGAACCTCGTCCCCGTGGATCACGTTGCCGAAATGATCGCCCGCCTTTCCCTCGATCCCCGGGCGGAAGGGAGGACCTTCCATGCCGTGGGCGATCCGGCGACGCTGCCGACCGTGAGGGAGCTCGTCAATGCCACCCGTTCCTGGGCCCTTGAGCATCTTGGGGTGTCCCTCCCCCGTCCCGTCTACCTGCCGATACTCCAGGGCACGGGGGCCAAAGGGCCGGCCAAGGACCTCGCTCCCCTGGCCGGCTACCTGCAGGAGCGGCGGGAGTTCCTTAGGACGAACGCGGACGACCTCCTCGGCCACTGCCCGGTGGACTGGCATCTCCTGCTCCCGAAGCTGCTGGAGTTCGGGACCTACACCGGGTTCCTGCACCGCAGTGACCGGACCGTGCACGAGCAGGTCTTGTTCCGCCTGACCAGCAAGCGGAGGCCGGTGCGGATGTTCGACATTGTGGACGGCGAGACCAGGGAGCGTCCCGCCGCCGAGGTCCGGGGGGACATGCTGCGGGCGGCAGCTGCCCTGCACGAGATGGGCATCGGCAAGGGCGACCGGGTGGCTATCGTCGGCGCGAACAGCACTCGGTACCTGACCCTCGATGTGGCCATCGGCATGGTGGGCGGAATCAGCGTTCCCCTTTACTACACCTCCCCGCCCCGGGAGCTGGACGAGCAGGTCGCCAGCAGCGGGGCCCGCCTCCTGCTGATCGGTTCAGGGCAGGTGCTCAAAAGAGCGCGCGAGATGCAGACCTCTGTTCCCATGATCTCGTTCTGCCGTTCGGTGCCCGAGGAAATGAGATCCCGGGCCCTATCTTGGGAGGAATTCCTCGACCGGGGCGTTGATGAGGAAAGGGCACGCTCCCCGGCGGGGCTGGGGGACATCGCCACGCTGCGGTACACCTCAAGCACCACCGGTCCGGCCAAGGGTGTGCTGTTCGATCACGATAACCTGCGGTACATGGCCGAATCCACCGCCTCCCTGCCGCCGTGGGAGGCGCGCAACTCTCAGGTCGTTTACCTATCGTTCCTGCCCATGAACCACGTGGTCGAGGGCATCCTGGCGACCTACTCGCCGTTCTACGCTCCGGCGGCCGTCGACCTCTACTTCCTCGAGGAGTTCAGGGAGCTGCGGAACGCACTTCCCAAGGTGCGGCCCACCGTCTTCTTCTCCGTACCCCGCTTCTTCGAGAAGTTGCACTCTGGCCTGGTCGACAACCCCAACGCCATGAGGGTGATGGCAAGGCCATCCAAGCCGACCTCCAAGCTCCTGGCGTCGGCGATCGGGAGGCAGGCCCTGAGGCGTGCAGGACTGGACCGCTGTGCCTACCTGATCTCCGGCTCGGGGGTCATGAGCCCGGCGATACTGCGGGACCTCCGGGTGCTGGGCATCGAGGTGCACAACGCCTACGGCCTGACCGAGGCACCGCTGGTCACAATCAACCGCCGGGGATGCAACGTCATCGGCACGGTCGGCACACCGCTGCCCAGGACGGAGGTCGCCATCGCCGAGGACGGCGAGGTGCTGGTCCGCGGACCCCAGGTCACCAGGGGCTATGACGGCCTCGAGGAGGATCCGTTCCACGACGGCTGGCTGCTCACCGGCGATACCGGGCACATTGCCGACGACGGTAGCCTCGTACTTCAGGGTCGGAAGAAGGAGCTGATCAAGACCGCCTACGGCAAGTACGTCAACCCTCTGAAGGTGGAGACGATGATGCGTTCTCTTCCCGGAGTGGAGGAGGCGATGGTGGTCGGCGAGGGCCGCCCGTACGGGGTCGCCCTGCTGTGGGTCGGGGGACGCCCGGCGGTGGACGACATCGATGCTGCCATCGTCAGCATGAACGAGCAACTGGCACGCCCCGAGCAGATCAGGGCCTGGGCCGTGCTACCCAACGACCTGTCCGTGGAGAGGGGCGAGCTGACTGCCAACATGAAGCTCCGGAGGCCTAGGCTGGTCCTGCGGTACCAGCCGGTGATCGAGTCGCTGTACTCGGGCCAGTCGTCGGCACCAGAGGCGCTGCACGTGGGTCGGGCGGGGAGGGAGACATGAGCCTGCGGCTGACCATCGCCTCGCGGTGGATGCCCCGCTTCCTCATGTCACGGGAGGTCCAGAGGATCGAAGCGAGGACGAACGCCACGCTGGACGCCCTTCTTCGGAGCGCCGGTTCCCATCCGCCCGAGGGCACCAAGGCCCGAGCAAAGGACCTGGAGGGCCACCGGGCGGCCATGGCCGGAGGACACGAGATCAGAGTGCGGGCGCTGATCGACGCCCTGGGCCGGGAGGAGGCGATCCGTGCCGCCCGGAGTGCGCTGAACGACACCGGCATGGAACTGGGACGGGAGGCGAAGGCGAGCCTCGGGGTCGGCGGTTCCTCCGAGGACCTCATGCGAGCGGCGGCGGTGATGTACCGCATCCTGGGCATCGAATTCTCGGTCCTCGACACCCCGGACGGACGACGGATGGCGGTCCGCCGGTGCGCCCTCTCCCAGGTATATTCCCATGATGCATGCCTGATGCTCAGCGCCGTGGACGAGGGGGTGGTGAGCGGGCTGAACCCGATGGCGTCGATGCGGTTCACCGAGCGCATGACCGGGGGCGCCCCGTGCTGCCTGGCATCGATAACGTTGAAGGAGGGGACATGAAGGCCATCGTGGTCGGGTCGGGAGCGGGCGGAGCGACCGCCGCCCGGGAGCTGTCAAGAACGGGCGCGGAGGTCGTGGTGCTGGAGGCCGGCGAGCGGTTCAAGCCGTTCACCCGACTGGTGGGGTGGACCGAACCCCTCAGGCGTGCTGGCCTGCTGGGCGGCGAGGCTAACGTCGAGAGGTTCATTTCCGCCTACCGAACCACGCGGTCGAGCAAGGAGCTGCTGCTGGTGCGGGGCATGGCCGTCGGCGGATGCTCGGTGGTCTCCTGCGGCAACCTGGTGCGGGCGGAGGCGGGACTGAAGGAGATCGGTCTGGACCTCTCGCCGGAGTACGAGAGCCTCGAGCGTCAGATCGGCATCGCGACGCTTCCCCGGGAGCGCTGGCGACCGACCACCCAGCGGATGTTCGACGCGGCCTCGGAGATGGGCCTGGACCCCCGCCCGACCCCCAAGGGGCTGGACATCTCCCGGTGCATCTCCTGCGGGCTGTGCGAGGTCGGCTGTCCCACCGGCGCGAGATGGGACTCCCGCCGGTTCCTGGACGAGGCCGCAAGATGGGGATGCCGGGTGCAAACCGGATCGGCGGTCAAGCAGGTCTTGGTGGAGGGCGAAAGAGCGGTCGGCGTGCGGGCGGAGGTGGACGGCCGGATGAGCACCATGAAGGCGGACGTCGTGGTCCTCGCCGCCGGGGGGATAGGCACCGCCCAGATCCTCAGGGCCTCGGGTATCGCCCCCAGCGATACGTTGTGGGCCGATCTCGTCCTCACCGTGGGTGGCAGGAGCAAGGCCGCGAGGCAGCTCGAGGAGCCGCCCATGGCCTGGTTCGCCCAGCGGGAAAGGCACATCATCTCACCGTACGTCGACGTCCTCTCGCACTGGTTCCACCGTCCCTGGAGAAACGTCGGCCTCCAGGACCGAGTAGGGGTAATGGTCAAGCTGGCCGAGTCCGCGAACGGCAGGGTACTGGAAGACGGCAGGGTGGAGAAGCCGGTGAGCGCGGAGGACCAGTCATACCTGCGCCGGGCCGCGGACGAGGTGAAGGATATGATGGGACGCGCCGGCGTGGAGGAACCCTTCATCAACGGCATATTGCACGGCGGTCATCTCGGGGGCACGGTGCCCCTGCGTCGCGAGGACGTCAGCGGCATGCGTCCATCATACCTTCCGGAGGGACTGTGGGTGGCCGATCTATCTCTTCTCCCCAGATCGCAGGGTCTGCCCACCATGCTGACCACCGCCGCCCTGGCCCTGCGAGTGGCCAGGAGCATTCAGCCGGAAAGCGGTCGAACATAGAGGTCACTTCTCCGGGATGCCTGACCTTTTAGATAACATCGCTCGCCGGGAAAAGCCTAACGACCTCTCCCGCCGAACACCGGAACCTGCCGGGGGGCGATCGATCACCGCCGCCGGCACCCTCCCCACCAGATGTGGAGCGGCTCTCGGGACGGCCCCCGGGCATTGCGCCGAGAAGCCCTGGTTCAACGATAAAAATAGTAGCGTTATGTTTGTTATATCCGTTATTCCAGTTAGGCGTCCAGATAGAATATGTCGGTGACGTTCTCGCCCGAATCAGTGAGCCTCAGCTCGCTGCCCCGGCCGTTCTTCCCGTCGACCCAGCCCTGCCTGATCCATCCGTCGATAAAGTGCCGGGAATAGTACATCTTCTCCGCCTGGGCCAGTTTATCTCGCCGGGAGTCCGTAGCCTTGAACTTCTCCATCGCCTCCCCATCATAGGTCCACACCCCGGCCTCCTTGAGATCCTGGATCATGGCGGCATACTTGGTGGACAGCTTGTTCTCCCTCCTGATCCGGAACCTCCTCAGGGCGATCACGAGATCCCGGGGCGGAGGGCTGATGCGGAACGAGGGCAGCTCCACCGGATCGGTGAGCTCTGTCTTTTTGCTGAACTGTATATATTGCGAGTGGTACAGCTCGTCCAATTGGGTCACGTAGTTCTGGTTGAGCTGGGAGTGCACGATGAACGGCTTGACTCCGTCGACCATCATCGACGCCACCGTCGCCGCGGCCACGTACTCCATCGTCCCTGACGAAAGATTGACATAGACGTCGTTGCCCAAACCCCGCTCCCTGGACATGATCGACATCAGCTCGCCCATCACCTTCTTGAACTGATAGACGTCGATCCTCCGCACCACGATGTCGTCGGCCTCGAACCCGATGTTGTGGAGCCGTTTGACGATCTCATCGTAGAAATCACTGAACACCGAACATCTCCTGTTCGACCCAATGCCGTTCCAGCAGATGAGGTAGATCTTCTCGGCCCTGAGGTCCCCTATGGGCTTAACCACCTTCAGGGTCTCGTAGCTCATGCAGCTGATTACCACCCTTAGGCGCGGCGATATGCTCGGTCCGTCAAGACCGTTGATGGCCGACAAGCCTTTTTTCGAAGCCTTGTTGGAATCGGTGCATGGGCTAGACTTATGCCTCATTTCCCCACCAGCTACCCGAAATCGACCATGAAGTTATAGTCTTGCATCAAGGTTCGGCATATCGCATCATCGGCGCTTCGAAATCCAAGGATGGCCGTCGAGATCCACAGAGAAAATAAGCGCGGCGTGGGAGTTTGGAGTGGGCTCCCTATTTTTCTATTATTTTAAAAAGCGAGTACTTCTGTAACATAAAGAGCCTACATTTCAAATGTGCAGAATTTTAGAAATTGAATATACATTCATCTGGAACAGAAAGTGATTTTTATCATTATGTCTGTCCGGGAACGAGGTTCGTTAGCGATGGTGTTCGATGCTGGCAATATTGCTTGGGTTTTGATCTCGACGGCGATGATCCTTTTAATGGTCCCCGCCGTGGCTTTCTTCTACGGAGGCATGCTCCGCAAGAGCAGTGTACTGTCCATGCTGGGTCAGAGCCTGCTCATCACCGGAGTAATAACATTGCTCTGGGTGATCGTGGGGTACTCGCTGGTCTTCAACAGCGACTACGGAGGCTTCATCGGTGGACTTGATTACGTGATGCTGCACGGGGTCGATGCGTTGACCCCGGCCCCCATGGCGTCATCGATACCCCACCTGCTGTTCATGATGTTCCAGGGTATGTTCGCCATAATCACCGTGGCGCTCATCATCGGCGGCACCGCGGAGCGCTTGCGGCTCAAGGCGTTCGTGCTCTTCGTCATCCTGTGGTCCCTCCTTGTCTACGATCCTGTCGCCCACTGGATATGGGGCGGCGGATGGCTGCAGACGCTCGGAGTGCTGGACTTCGCCGGCGGTATCGTCATCCACATCACCGCCGGGGTGTCGGTACTGGCCGCTGCCCTGATACTGGGTAAAAGGGCTTCGGTGTCCCACGGGATATCGGAGAACCCCCACAACATCCCCACCGTGGTCCTGGGCGGGGCGCTTCTATGGTTCGGCTGGTTCGGGTTCAACGGGGGCAGCGCGCTGAGCGCCGGATCGGTCGCCATCAACGCATTCGTCGTCTCCCAGATCTCCGCGGCCACCGCTACGGTGGTGTGGGGGACGATCTCCTGGCTGCACCTCGGTCGGCCGTCGGTGCTCGGTCTCATCTCCGGGGCCATCGCCGGTCTCGCCGCGATCACTCCCGCCGCCGGCTACGTGGACACCAGCGGAGCCATCGCCATCGGCTTTGGTGCCGGCGTGCTGTGCTACGGCGGCATCCTGCTGCGAAAGAGGATGGGTTTCGACGACGCTCTCGACGTGTGGGGCGTGCACGGCGTAGCCGGCACCTTCGGCGCGTTGATGATCGGCCTGCTGGCCACCTCCTCGGTGAACGACGCCGTGGTCCACAACGGTCTGCTCTACGGCGGGGACGCCTATCTGCTGGGCGTGCAGGCATTGGCCGTGGGCGTGGTTTGGGCGGTCTCGTTCGCAATAACCTTCATTGTCCTGAAAGTGATTGGGGCTATCACCCCGCTGAGGATGACCAAGGAAGAAGAGCGTATCGGAGCCGACCTTATCCAGCACGGGGAAACCGCATACAGCTAGGTGTTTCCATGAAGAAGATCGAAGCGTTCGTAAGGCCGGAGAGAGCAGACTCCGTAAAGAAGGCGCTGGAAGAGGCC
This DNA window, taken from Methanomassiliicoccus sp., encodes the following:
- a CDS encoding polysaccharide pyruvyl transferase family protein, which encodes MARREGIAMSSVSEIKRPRVLLFGYNGANNTGAEAKLLATIEEMRALIPDAVLTVPSLDVDRLRRYLREADDLRIVRVPTTYRRTVRRLVKESDLVVLVEGSCYIETFTKALLDAYLWATRCAHEFGKPCVAYAVDSGHCTEESVDKVRRDGSLTDLIIMRTRTGAERMRAWGVTAPIKVAADTALLMRTDPRDADILERSLPGGTVGIAAVDFFLFPVVPRPWGRRSRCYKWPYYFAWSRERRRAAAELAQRFAELADRFVKEHDRNVALLCMESVDDDLAKDILARMKCPERARIFSATEHNASQMASVLRSLDLLVTSRYHAGALSLEGHVPQIAIAHDVRLADLYDEIGMKDEFFFERSAEGLWPQVRAKADRLLNDPGEVRAQLAKAHEEHVIRAKSASGWVAELLREKGWSVGP
- a CDS encoding AMP-binding protein, encoding MERGTVILLTGGSGFIGTYVARWFLANSGHNITVLARGGDDREARDRLARVWGDRPEVASALGSRVEVLAGDVCKEDLGLEPSRYAELARQVDIIVHCAADIRLHAPLDELRETNVNGTRNVLKLAFAVHRDHGLKRFAHVSTAYVAGGRRGAVREDELTDQYGFLSNYERSKYEAETVVRGAMDELPISIFRPGMVVGASDDGYVRTFNTLYYPLRLYLAGKVKVLPISPSQRVNLVPVDHVAEMIARLSLDPRAEGRTFHAVGDPATLPTVRELVNATRSWALEHLGVSLPRPVYLPILQGTGAKGPAKDLAPLAGYLQERREFLRTNADDLLGHCPVDWHLLLPKLLEFGTYTGFLHRSDRTVHEQVLFRLTSKRRPVRMFDIVDGETRERPAAEVRGDMLRAAAALHEMGIGKGDRVAIVGANSTRYLTLDVAIGMVGGISVPLYYTSPPRELDEQVASSGARLLLIGSGQVLKRAREMQTSVPMISFCRSVPEEMRSRALSWEEFLDRGVDEERARSPAGLGDIATLRYTSSTTGPAKGVLFDHDNLRYMAESTASLPPWEARNSQVVYLSFLPMNHVVEGILATYSPFYAPAAVDLYFLEEFRELRNALPKVRPTVFFSVPRFFEKLHSGLVDNPNAMRVMARPSKPTSKLLASAIGRQALRRAGLDRCAYLISGSGVMSPAILRDLRVLGIEVHNAYGLTEAPLVTINRRGCNVIGTVGTPLPRTEVAIAEDGEVLVRGPQVTRGYDGLEEDPFHDGWLLTGDTGHIADDGSLVLQGRKKELIKTAYGKYVNPLKVETMMRSLPGVEEAMVVGEGRPYGVALLWVGGRPAVDDIDAAIVSMNEQLARPEQIRAWAVLPNDLSVERGELTANMKLRRPRLVLRYQPVIESLYSGQSSAPEALHVGRAGRET
- a CDS encoding FAD-dependent oxidoreductase, which translates into the protein MKAIVVGSGAGGATAARELSRTGAEVVVLEAGERFKPFTRLVGWTEPLRRAGLLGGEANVERFISAYRTTRSSKELLLVRGMAVGGCSVVSCGNLVRAEAGLKEIGLDLSPEYESLERQIGIATLPRERWRPTTQRMFDAASEMGLDPRPTPKGLDISRCISCGLCEVGCPTGARWDSRRFLDEAARWGCRVQTGSAVKQVLVEGERAVGVRAEVDGRMSTMKADVVVLAAGGIGTAQILRASGIAPSDTLWADLVLTVGGRSKAARQLEEPPMAWFAQRERHIISPYVDVLSHWFHRPWRNVGLQDRVGVMVKLAESANGRVLEDGRVEKPVSAEDQSYLRRAADEVKDMMGRAGVEEPFINGILHGGHLGGTVPLRREDVSGMRPSYLPEGLWVADLSLLPRSQGLPTMLTTAALALRVARSIQPESGRT
- a CDS encoding DUF6293 family protein, producing MRHKSSPCTDSNKASKKGLSAINGLDGPSISPRLRVVISCMSYETLKVVKPIGDLRAEKIYLICWNGIGSNRRCSVFSDFYDEIVKRLHNIGFEADDIVVRRIDVYQFKKVMGELMSIMSRERGLGNDVYVNLSSGTMEYVAAATVASMMVDGVKPFIVHSQLNQNYVTQLDELYHSQYIQFSKKTELTDPVELPSFRISPPPRDLVIALRRFRIRRENKLSTKYAAMIQDLKEAGVWTYDGEAMEKFKATDSRRDKLAQAEKMYYSRHFIDGWIRQGWVDGKNGRGSELRLTDSGENVTDIFYLDA
- a CDS encoding ammonium transporter, translating into MVFDAGNIAWVLISTAMILLMVPAVAFFYGGMLRKSSVLSMLGQSLLITGVITLLWVIVGYSLVFNSDYGGFIGGLDYVMLHGVDALTPAPMASSIPHLLFMMFQGMFAIITVALIIGGTAERLRLKAFVLFVILWSLLVYDPVAHWIWGGGWLQTLGVLDFAGGIVIHITAGVSVLAAALILGKRASVSHGISENPHNIPTVVLGGALLWFGWFGFNGGSALSAGSVAINAFVVSQISAATATVVWGTISWLHLGRPSVLGLISGAIAGLAAITPAAGYVDTSGAIAIGFGAGVLCYGGILLRKRMGFDDALDVWGVHGVAGTFGALMIGLLATSSVNDAVVHNGLLYGGDAYLLGVQALAVGVVWAVSFAITFIVLKVIGAITPLRMTKEEERIGADLIQHGETAYS